The following are from one region of the Muntiacus reevesi chromosome 3, mMunRee1.1, whole genome shotgun sequence genome:
- the CCDC142 gene encoding coiled-coil domain-containing protein 142 isoform X1 gives MAQASRSGGLLPPLAAVPPFRAQPRGAEEEQWQRKRAGALRGDVRGWPGLPGPRPDGAPKERPRGAAPADAGERSEAGAVDWGRELAPGGLIPPALRRLRAVLLRLQREREQLLQARNCALHLQAAVRLLRILSPGAPSPSHRPLLQLCRDLLQHLSGGAVLRSSLLETPHPLLLARPVGLAAQRLDATVEMQLRALGRAPATPALSSQLANLLLTLTAYHQLQGKALSQVPVSARPYPPGRVLRLLTGERGCQVACWLDEALRGSGLRDQLLRRCQEERELLPGLLGLLGGVAGSARGELGLGGAGALRSQYWTLLWAACAQSLDLGLGPWRDPRAAAQQLSQALGQASLPQECEKELASLCRNLLHQSLIWSWDQGFCQVLGSASGNQSSLPSSSCTTQLLQQLFPPLLDALREPKSGLLLCGQPGPAPLALGLCTLQTTLLWFWSTTRQHLAAWAPGSFLLLIQKELPPLLQEAEALSRLASEESLDLDVEQQLGLEIRKLTVQIQLLPEESLSLFFQECHKQATQDFEFHMPRGRYWRHRLCPELPSIPSEYAGLVVRRVLEPVLQGLHGLPPQAQAPALSQALTAILGAWLDHILSHGIRFSLQGALQLRQDFGVVRDLLEEERWGLSPELRQTLFMLSIFQRLDGALLCLLQQPLPKTQVRRGLPRCCTCNEVQTMELPSSSLNSLESLEPPLQPGVFPTQTAQLLSTLWGGGPSPEAYLVGNQEAWLALRQHQHPRWHLSFLSCLGTSSES, from the exons ATGGCCCAAGCGTCTCGCTCTGGTGGCCTGCTGCCTCCGCTGGCTGCCGTGCCGCCGTTCCGGGCGCAGCCCCGGGGCGCCGAGGAGGAGCAGTGGCAGAGAAAGCGGGCAGGCGCTCTCCGCGGGGACGTTCGTGGCTGGCCGGGGCTGCCGGGTCCTCGGCCTGACGGAGCTCCGAAAGAGCGGCCGAGGGGGGCGGCGCCGGCGGACGCAGGAGAGCGCAGTGAGGCTGGCGCTGTAGACTGGGGGCGGGAGCTGGCACCTGGCGGCCTGATTCCTCCGGCGCTCCGGCGTCTCAGGGCTGTGTTGCTGCGGCTGCAGCGCGAGCGGGAGCAGCTCCTCCAAGCGCGGAATTGCGCCCTCCACCTACAGGCGGCCGTGCGCCTCCTGAGGATCCTGAGTCCCGGCGCTCCATCTCCCAGCCACCGCCCCTTGCTTCAGCTGTGCCGCGACCTGCTACAGCACCTTTCCGGAGGGGCGGTCCTGCGAAGCAGCCTTCTGGAGACGCCCCACCCGCTACTCCTGGCACGCCCCGTCGGACTAGCAGCCCAGCGCTTGGATGCTACTGTCGAGATGCAGCTTCGGGCTCTGGGCCGGGCGCCCGCCACCCCAGCCCTGTCGTCCCAACTCGCCAACCTGCTGCTGACACTTACGGCGTACCACCAGCTGCAGGGGAAAGCCTTGAGCCAAGTCCCAGTATCAGCGCGCCCATATCCCCCCGGCCGTGTGCTCCGCCTCCTGACGGGGGAGCGGGGTTGCCAGGTGGCATGTTGGCTGGATGAGGCGCTCAGGGGATCTGGCTTGAGGGACCAGCTCCTCAGACGGTGCCAAGAGGAGCGGGAGCTGTTGCCTGGGCTACTGGGCCTGTTGGGTGGCGTCGCGGGTTCAGCCAGAGGTGAACTGGGGCTTGGAGGGGCCGGAGCCTTACGGAGCCAGTACTGGACCCTGCTGTGGGCAGCCTGTGCTCAGAGCCTGGACTTAGGTCTAGGACCCTGGAGGGACCCCAGGGCAGCGGCACAGCAGCTGAGTCAGGCACTGGGTCAGG CATCACTGCCTCAGGAGTGTGAGAAGGAGCTGGCTTCTTTGTGTCGCAACCTACTTCATCAGTCTCTTATTTGGAGCTGGGATCAAG GCTTCTGCCAGGTCTTGGGATCTGCTAGTGGAAATCAGAGCAGCCTTCCCTCATCCTCTTGTACCACCCAACTTTTACAACagctcttccctcctctcttGGATGCCCTTCGGGAGCCCAAATCAGGACTGCTTCTCTGTGGGCAGCCAG GTCCTGCACCCCTTGCCCTGGGGCTCTGTACCCTGCAGACTACCTTGCTCTGGTTTTGGAGCACAACTCGGCAGCACCTGGCAGCGTGGGCCCCAGGTTCCTTCCTGCTCCTGATCCAGAAGGAATTACCT CCTCTACTGCAGGAGGCAGAAGCTTTGTCTCGCCTGGCCTCAGAGGAAAGCTTGGATCTGGATGTGGAGCAGCAGCTGGGCCTGGAGATCCGGAAGCTAACTGTGCAGATCCAG ctcttgcctgaagagtcaCTAAGTCTCTTTTTTCAAGAATGTCATAAACAAGCCACACAGGACTTcgaattccacatgccacggggtcGGTACTGGCGGCATCGTCTATGTCCTG AGCTTCCCAGCATTCCTAGTGAGTATGCTGGGTTAGTGGTCCGCAGGGTACTGGAGCCTGTGTTGCAAGGACTGCATGGACTGCCACCCCAagcccaggcccctgccctgAGCCAGGCGCTGACCGCCATCCTGGGTGCCTGGCTTGACCACATCCTCTCTCATGGAATCCGGTTCAg CCTGCAGGGGGCGCTGCAGCTCAGACAAGACTTTGGAGTGGTCAGGGATTTGCTGGAGGAGGAGCGGTGGGGCCTGTCCCCAGAACTTCGCCAGACTCTGTTCATGCTCAGCATCTTCCAGCGGCTGGATGGGGCCCTGCTGTGTCTGTTGCAGCAGCCCCTACCCAAGACTCAAGTCCGTAGGGGGCTTCCCCGTTGCT GTACATGTAATGAGGTTCAGACCATGGAATTGCCCAGCAGCAGCCTCAACAGCCTGGAGAGCTTGGAGCCCCCTCTTCAGCCTGGAGTATTTCCAACCCAGACAGCTCAGCTGCTAAGCACATTGTGGGGAGGAGGACCTAGCCCTGAGGCTTACCTGGTAGGAAACCAGGAGGCCTGGCTTGCCCTGAGGCAGCACCAGCATCCTCGCTGGCACTTATCTTTTCTTTCCTGCCTGGGGACCAGTTCTGAATCCTAA
- the WBP1 gene encoding WW domain-binding protein 1, translating to MARATGGNGSEEAWGALRVRQQQLRELCPGVNNQPYLCESGHCCGETGCCTYYYELWWFWLLWTVLILFSCCCAFRHRRAKLRLQQQQRQREINLLAYHGACHGAGPVSAGSLLDLRLLSAFKPPAYEDVVHRPGTPPPPYTAATGCPSTTSSQCTCCSSASSCPAHHEGTNVEDVSSHQSAPPHQEGELGAGVSPAPTPPSCRYRRLTGDSGIELCPCPDSSEGEPVKEAKVSATLREVEDQSPCARPLNPAPQVSPAGLASSEGDIP from the exons ATGGCTCGGGCTACCGGCGGGAACGGCAGCGAGGAGGCCTGGGGGGCACTTCGGGTGCGGCAACAGCAG CTTCGAGAGCTGTGCCCAGGAGTGAACAACCAGCCCTACCTCTGTGAGAGTGGTCACTGCTGCGGGGAGACTGGCTGCTGCACGTACTACTATGAGCTCTGGT GGTTCTGGCTGCTCTGGACTGTCCTCATTCTCTTTAGCTGCTGTTGCGCCTTCCGCCATCGACGAGCTAAACTccggctgcagcagcagcagcggcagcgtgAGATCAACTTGTTGGCCTACCATGGGGCATGCCATGGGGCTGGCCCTGTCTCTGCTGGCTCACTGCTTGACCTTC GCCTCCTCAGCGCCTTCAAACCCCCAGCCTATGAGGATGTGGTTCACCGCCCAGGCACACCGCCGCCTCCTTACACTGCAGCCACAGGCTGCCCCTCGACGACTTCCAGTCAATGCACCTGCTGCTCCTCCGCTTCCAGCTGTCCTGCCCACCATGAGGGAACAAATGTGGAAGATGTTTCCTCCCACCAGAGTGCCCCTCCTCATCAGGAGGGTGAGCTTGGGGCAGGAGtgagccctgcccccacacccccctccTGCCGCTATCGCCGCCTGACTGGTGACTCAGGTATTGAGCTCTGCCCTTGTCCTGACTCCAGCGAGGGTGAGCCAGTCAAGGAGGCTAAGGTTAGTGCCACCCTACGAGAGGTGGAGGACCAGTCCCCTTGTGCACGGCCCCTAAATCCAGCACCCCAAGTTTCTCCTGCAGGGCTGGCTTCCAGTGAAGGGGACATCCCATAA
- the CCDC142 gene encoding coiled-coil domain-containing protein 142 isoform X2: MAQASRSGGLLPPLAAVPPFRAQPRGAEEEQWQRKRAGALRGDVRGWPGLPGPRPDGAPKERPRGAAPADAGERSEAGAVDWGRELAPGGLIPPALRRLRAVLLRLQREREQLLQARNCALHLQAAVRLLRILSPGAPSPSHRPLLQLCRDLLQHLSGGAVLRSSLLETPHPLLLARPVGLAAQRLDATVEMQLRALGRAPATPALSSQLANLLLTLTAYHQLQGKALSQVPVSARPYPPGRVLRLLTGERGCQVACWLDEALRGSGLRDQLLRRCQEERELLPGLLGLLGGVAGSARGELGLGGAGALRSQYWTLLWAACAQSLDLGLGPWRDPRAAAQQLSQALGQASLPQECEKELASLCRNLLHQSLIWSWDQGFCQVLGSASGNQSSLPSSSCTTQLLQQLFPPLLDALREPKSGLLLCGQPGPAPLALGLCTLQTTLLWFWSTTRQHLAAWAPGSFLLLIQKELPPLLQEAEALSRLASEESLDLDVEQQLGLEIRKLTVQIQLLPEESLSLFFQECHKQATQDFEFHMPRELPSIPSEYAGLVVRRVLEPVLQGLHGLPPQAQAPALSQALTAILGAWLDHILSHGIRFSLQGALQLRQDFGVVRDLLEEERWGLSPELRQTLFMLSIFQRLDGALLCLLQQPLPKTQVRRGLPRCCTCNEVQTMELPSSSLNSLESLEPPLQPGVFPTQTAQLLSTLWGGGPSPEAYLVGNQEAWLALRQHQHPRWHLSFLSCLGTSSES, translated from the exons ATGGCCCAAGCGTCTCGCTCTGGTGGCCTGCTGCCTCCGCTGGCTGCCGTGCCGCCGTTCCGGGCGCAGCCCCGGGGCGCCGAGGAGGAGCAGTGGCAGAGAAAGCGGGCAGGCGCTCTCCGCGGGGACGTTCGTGGCTGGCCGGGGCTGCCGGGTCCTCGGCCTGACGGAGCTCCGAAAGAGCGGCCGAGGGGGGCGGCGCCGGCGGACGCAGGAGAGCGCAGTGAGGCTGGCGCTGTAGACTGGGGGCGGGAGCTGGCACCTGGCGGCCTGATTCCTCCGGCGCTCCGGCGTCTCAGGGCTGTGTTGCTGCGGCTGCAGCGCGAGCGGGAGCAGCTCCTCCAAGCGCGGAATTGCGCCCTCCACCTACAGGCGGCCGTGCGCCTCCTGAGGATCCTGAGTCCCGGCGCTCCATCTCCCAGCCACCGCCCCTTGCTTCAGCTGTGCCGCGACCTGCTACAGCACCTTTCCGGAGGGGCGGTCCTGCGAAGCAGCCTTCTGGAGACGCCCCACCCGCTACTCCTGGCACGCCCCGTCGGACTAGCAGCCCAGCGCTTGGATGCTACTGTCGAGATGCAGCTTCGGGCTCTGGGCCGGGCGCCCGCCACCCCAGCCCTGTCGTCCCAACTCGCCAACCTGCTGCTGACACTTACGGCGTACCACCAGCTGCAGGGGAAAGCCTTGAGCCAAGTCCCAGTATCAGCGCGCCCATATCCCCCCGGCCGTGTGCTCCGCCTCCTGACGGGGGAGCGGGGTTGCCAGGTGGCATGTTGGCTGGATGAGGCGCTCAGGGGATCTGGCTTGAGGGACCAGCTCCTCAGACGGTGCCAAGAGGAGCGGGAGCTGTTGCCTGGGCTACTGGGCCTGTTGGGTGGCGTCGCGGGTTCAGCCAGAGGTGAACTGGGGCTTGGAGGGGCCGGAGCCTTACGGAGCCAGTACTGGACCCTGCTGTGGGCAGCCTGTGCTCAGAGCCTGGACTTAGGTCTAGGACCCTGGAGGGACCCCAGGGCAGCGGCACAGCAGCTGAGTCAGGCACTGGGTCAGG CATCACTGCCTCAGGAGTGTGAGAAGGAGCTGGCTTCTTTGTGTCGCAACCTACTTCATCAGTCTCTTATTTGGAGCTGGGATCAAG GCTTCTGCCAGGTCTTGGGATCTGCTAGTGGAAATCAGAGCAGCCTTCCCTCATCCTCTTGTACCACCCAACTTTTACAACagctcttccctcctctcttGGATGCCCTTCGGGAGCCCAAATCAGGACTGCTTCTCTGTGGGCAGCCAG GTCCTGCACCCCTTGCCCTGGGGCTCTGTACCCTGCAGACTACCTTGCTCTGGTTTTGGAGCACAACTCGGCAGCACCTGGCAGCGTGGGCCCCAGGTTCCTTCCTGCTCCTGATCCAGAAGGAATTACCT CCTCTACTGCAGGAGGCAGAAGCTTTGTCTCGCCTGGCCTCAGAGGAAAGCTTGGATCTGGATGTGGAGCAGCAGCTGGGCCTGGAGATCCGGAAGCTAACTGTGCAGATCCAG ctcttgcctgaagagtcaCTAAGTCTCTTTTTTCAAGAATGTCATAAACAAGCCACACAGGACTTcgaattccacatgccacggg AGCTTCCCAGCATTCCTAGTGAGTATGCTGGGTTAGTGGTCCGCAGGGTACTGGAGCCTGTGTTGCAAGGACTGCATGGACTGCCACCCCAagcccaggcccctgccctgAGCCAGGCGCTGACCGCCATCCTGGGTGCCTGGCTTGACCACATCCTCTCTCATGGAATCCGGTTCAg CCTGCAGGGGGCGCTGCAGCTCAGACAAGACTTTGGAGTGGTCAGGGATTTGCTGGAGGAGGAGCGGTGGGGCCTGTCCCCAGAACTTCGCCAGACTCTGTTCATGCTCAGCATCTTCCAGCGGCTGGATGGGGCCCTGCTGTGTCTGTTGCAGCAGCCCCTACCCAAGACTCAAGTCCGTAGGGGGCTTCCCCGTTGCT GTACATGTAATGAGGTTCAGACCATGGAATTGCCCAGCAGCAGCCTCAACAGCCTGGAGAGCTTGGAGCCCCCTCTTCAGCCTGGAGTATTTCCAACCCAGACAGCTCAGCTGCTAAGCACATTGTGGGGAGGAGGACCTAGCCCTGAGGCTTACCTGGTAGGAAACCAGGAGGCCTGGCTTGCCCTGAGGCAGCACCAGCATCCTCGCTGGCACTTATCTTTTCTTTCCTGCCTGGGGACCAGTTCTGAATCCTAA
- the MRPL53 gene encoding large ribosomal subunit protein mL53 — translation MAAALARLGLRSVKEVRVQFCPFEKNVESTRTFLQAVSSEKVRCTNLNCSVIADVRHDGSEPCVDVLFGDGHRLIMRGAHLTAREMLTAFASHIQARGVAASGDKQSASTGR, via the exons ATGGCGGCGGCCTTGGCTCGGCTGGGACTCCGCTCGGTCAAGGAGGTTCGGGTTCAGTTCTGCCCCTTCGAGAAGAACGTGGAATCGACGAG GACCTTTCTCCAGGCGGTGAGCAGCGAGAAAGTTCGCTGCACGAACCTCAACTGCTCAGTGATTGCTGACGTGAGGCACGATGGCTCCGAGCCCTGCGTGGACGTGCTGTTCG GAGACGGCCATCGGTTGATTATGCGCGGCGCTCACCTGACCGCCCGGGAAATGCTCACTGCTTTCGCGTCCCACATCCAGGCCAGGGGCGTGGCGGCGAGCGGGGACAAGCAGAGCGCCAGTACCGGGCGCTGA
- the CCDC142 gene encoding coiled-coil domain-containing protein 142 isoform X3, which yields MAQASRSGGLLPPLAAVPPFRAQPRGAEEEQWQRKRAGALRGDVRGWPGLPGPRPDGAPKERPRGAAPADAGERSEAGAVDWGRELAPGGLIPPALRRLRAVLLRLQREREQLLQARNCALHLQAAVRLLRILSPGAPSPSHRPLLQLCRDLLQHLSGGAVLRSSLLETPHPLLLARPVGLAAQRLDATVEMQLRALGRAPATPALSSQLANLLLTLTAYHQLQGKALSQVPVSARPYPPGRVLRLLTGERGCQVACWLDEALRGSGLRDQLLRRCQEERELLPGLLGLLGGVAGSARGELGLGGAGALRSQYWTLLWAACAQSLDLGLGPWRDPRAAAQQLSQALGQASLPQECEKELASLCRNLLHQSLIWSWDQGFCQVLGSASGNQSSLPSSSCTTQLLQQLFPPLLDALREPKSGLLLCGQPGPAPLALGLCTLQTTLLWFWSTTRQHLAAWAPGSFLLLIQKELPPLLQEAEALSRLASEESLDLDVEQQLGLEIRKLTVQIQLLPEESLSLFFQECHKQATQDFEFHMPRGRYWRHRLCPELPSIPSEYAGLVVRRVLEPVLQGLHGLPPQAQAPALSQALTAILGAWLDHILSHGIRFRGRCSSDKTLEWSGICWRRSGGACPQNFARLCSCSASSSGWMGPCCVCCSSPYPRLKSVGGFPVAVHVMRFRPWNCPAAASTAWRAWSPLFSLEYFQPRQLSC from the exons ATGGCCCAAGCGTCTCGCTCTGGTGGCCTGCTGCCTCCGCTGGCTGCCGTGCCGCCGTTCCGGGCGCAGCCCCGGGGCGCCGAGGAGGAGCAGTGGCAGAGAAAGCGGGCAGGCGCTCTCCGCGGGGACGTTCGTGGCTGGCCGGGGCTGCCGGGTCCTCGGCCTGACGGAGCTCCGAAAGAGCGGCCGAGGGGGGCGGCGCCGGCGGACGCAGGAGAGCGCAGTGAGGCTGGCGCTGTAGACTGGGGGCGGGAGCTGGCACCTGGCGGCCTGATTCCTCCGGCGCTCCGGCGTCTCAGGGCTGTGTTGCTGCGGCTGCAGCGCGAGCGGGAGCAGCTCCTCCAAGCGCGGAATTGCGCCCTCCACCTACAGGCGGCCGTGCGCCTCCTGAGGATCCTGAGTCCCGGCGCTCCATCTCCCAGCCACCGCCCCTTGCTTCAGCTGTGCCGCGACCTGCTACAGCACCTTTCCGGAGGGGCGGTCCTGCGAAGCAGCCTTCTGGAGACGCCCCACCCGCTACTCCTGGCACGCCCCGTCGGACTAGCAGCCCAGCGCTTGGATGCTACTGTCGAGATGCAGCTTCGGGCTCTGGGCCGGGCGCCCGCCACCCCAGCCCTGTCGTCCCAACTCGCCAACCTGCTGCTGACACTTACGGCGTACCACCAGCTGCAGGGGAAAGCCTTGAGCCAAGTCCCAGTATCAGCGCGCCCATATCCCCCCGGCCGTGTGCTCCGCCTCCTGACGGGGGAGCGGGGTTGCCAGGTGGCATGTTGGCTGGATGAGGCGCTCAGGGGATCTGGCTTGAGGGACCAGCTCCTCAGACGGTGCCAAGAGGAGCGGGAGCTGTTGCCTGGGCTACTGGGCCTGTTGGGTGGCGTCGCGGGTTCAGCCAGAGGTGAACTGGGGCTTGGAGGGGCCGGAGCCTTACGGAGCCAGTACTGGACCCTGCTGTGGGCAGCCTGTGCTCAGAGCCTGGACTTAGGTCTAGGACCCTGGAGGGACCCCAGGGCAGCGGCACAGCAGCTGAGTCAGGCACTGGGTCAGG CATCACTGCCTCAGGAGTGTGAGAAGGAGCTGGCTTCTTTGTGTCGCAACCTACTTCATCAGTCTCTTATTTGGAGCTGGGATCAAG GCTTCTGCCAGGTCTTGGGATCTGCTAGTGGAAATCAGAGCAGCCTTCCCTCATCCTCTTGTACCACCCAACTTTTACAACagctcttccctcctctcttGGATGCCCTTCGGGAGCCCAAATCAGGACTGCTTCTCTGTGGGCAGCCAG GTCCTGCACCCCTTGCCCTGGGGCTCTGTACCCTGCAGACTACCTTGCTCTGGTTTTGGAGCACAACTCGGCAGCACCTGGCAGCGTGGGCCCCAGGTTCCTTCCTGCTCCTGATCCAGAAGGAATTACCT CCTCTACTGCAGGAGGCAGAAGCTTTGTCTCGCCTGGCCTCAGAGGAAAGCTTGGATCTGGATGTGGAGCAGCAGCTGGGCCTGGAGATCCGGAAGCTAACTGTGCAGATCCAG ctcttgcctgaagagtcaCTAAGTCTCTTTTTTCAAGAATGTCATAAACAAGCCACACAGGACTTcgaattccacatgccacggggtcGGTACTGGCGGCATCGTCTATGTCCTG AGCTTCCCAGCATTCCTAGTGAGTATGCTGGGTTAGTGGTCCGCAGGGTACTGGAGCCTGTGTTGCAAGGACTGCATGGACTGCCACCCCAagcccaggcccctgccctgAGCCAGGCGCTGACCGCCATCCTGGGTGCCTGGCTTGACCACATCCTCTCTCATGGAATCCGGTTCAg GGGGCGCTGCAGCTCAGACAAGACTTTGGAGTGGTCAGGGATTTGCTGGAGGAGGAGCGGTGGGGCCTGTCCCCAGAACTTCGCCAGACTCTGTTCATGCTCAGCATCTTCCAGCGGCTGGATGGGGCCCTGCTGTGTCTGTTGCAGCAGCCCCTACCCAAGACTCAAGTCCGTAGGGGGCTTCCCCGTTGCT GTACATGTAATGAGGTTCAGACCATGGAATTGCCCAGCAGCAGCCTCAACAGCCTGGAGAGCTTGGAGCCCCCTCTTCAGCCTGGAGTATTTCCAACCCAGACAGCTCAGCTGCTAA
- the MOGS gene encoding mannosyl-oligosaccharide glucosidase yields MARGERRRRGAPADGARMAERAARGGPARRDGRGGRAGGAALAVVVLSLALGLSGRWFLAWYRARRAVMLHSAPPALPPNSSSPTVAPDLFWGTYRPHVYFGMKTRSPQPLLTGLMWAQQGTTPGTPKLRHTCEQGDGVGPYGWEFHDGVSFGRQHIQDGALRLTTEFVKRPGGQHGGDWSWRVTVEPQASGTSARPLVSLFFYVVTDGKEVLVPEVGAKGQLKFISGHTSELGDFRFTLLAPTSPGDTTPKYGSYNVFWSSNPGLPLLTEMVKSRLNHWFQHRPPGASPERYLGLPGSLKWDDRGPSGQGQGQGQFLIQQVTLKVPFSVELVFESGSARTGGSQAPEQLAGSLLTHTLESHAKAFRERFEKTFRLKEKGLSPEEQALGQAALSGLLGGIGYFYGQGLVLPDMEVEGSEQKVDPVLFPSVPLFTAVPSRSFFPRGFLWDEGFHQLVIQRWDPRLTREAIGHWLGLLNADGWIGREQVLGDEARARVPSEFLVQRTAHANPPTLLLPVAHMLDGGDPADLAFLRRAFPRLRAWFSWLHHSQAGPVPLSYRWRGRDPALPTLLNPKTLPSGLDDYPRASHPSASERHLDLWCWVALGSRVLMRLAEQLGEAEAAAELGPLAASLEAEESLDELHWAPELGVFADFGNHTKAVQLKPRPPQGLMRVVGRPHPHLQFVDALGYVSLFPFLLRLLDPNSPRLGPMLDVLADRRQLWSPFGLRSLAASSPFYSQRNSEHDPPYWRGAVWLNVNYLALGALHYYGHLEGPHQARAARLHRELRANLVDNVRRQYQATGFLWEQYSDQDGRGMGCRPFQGWTSLVLLAMAEDY; encoded by the exons ATGGCTCGGGGCGAGCGGCGGCGCCGCGGAGCGCCGGCAGACGGAGCGCGCATGGCAGAGAGGGCGGCTCGGGGAGGCCCCGCACGGCGGGATGGCCGGGGCGGCAGGGCTGGGGGCGCGGCTCTGGCGGTAGTGGTCCTGTCTCTGGCCCTGGGCCTGTCCGGTCGCTGGTTTCTGGCGTGGTACCGTGCGCGGCGGGCTGTCATGCTGCACTCCGCGCCGCCGGCGCTGCCTCCCAACTCTTCCAGCCCTACCGTGGCTCCGGACCTCTTCTGGGGCACCTACCGCCCTCACGTCTACTTCGGCATGAAGACCCGAAGCCCGCAGCCCCTCCTCACCG GACTGATGTGGGCGCAGCAAGGCACCACCCCAGGGACCCCTAAGCTCAGGCACACGTGTGAGCAGGGGGACGGCGTGGGTCCCTATGGCTGGGAGTTCCACGACGGTGTCTCCTTCGGGCGGCAACACATCCAGGATGGGGCCTTAAGGCTCACCACTGAGTTCGTCAAGAGGCCTGGGGGTCAGCACGGAGGGGACTGGAGCTGGAGAGTGACTGTAGAGCCTCAG GCCTCAGGGACCTCTGCCCGCCCTCTGGTGTCCCTGTTCTTCTATGTGGTAACAGACGGCAAAGAAGTCCTTGTGCCAGAGGTTGGGGCTAAGGGGCAGTTGAAGTTCATCAGTGGGCACACCAGTGAGCTTGGTGACTTCCGCTTTACACTTCTGGCACCAACCAGTCCAGGAGATACCACCCCCAAGTATGGCAG CTACAATGTCTTCTGGTCCTCCAACCCAGGACTTCCCTTGCTGACAGAGATGGTGAAGAGTCGCCTAAATCACTGGTTTCAGCACCGGCCCCCCGGGGCTTCCCCTGAACGCTACCTCGGCTTGCCAGGATCTCTGAAGTGGGACGACAGAGGCCCGAGTGGGCAAGGACAGGGACAAGGGCAGTTTTTGATACAACAGGTGACACTGAAAGTCCCCTTTTCTGTGGAGTTGGTGTTTGAATCAGGCAGTGCCCGGACAGGAGGCAGCCAAGCCCCAGAGCAGCTGGCAGGCAGCCTGCTGACCCACACCCTGGAAagccatgccaaagcctttagaGAGCGCTTTGAAAAGACCTTCCGGCTAAAGGAGAAGGGCCTGAGCCCTGAGGAGCAGGCTTTGGGTCAGGCTGCCCTCAGTGGCCTTCTTGGTGGGATTGGCTACTTCTATGGACAGGGTCTGGTGTTGCCAGACATGGAAGTTGAGGGGTCTGAGCAGAAGGTGGACCCAGTCCTCTTTCCATCTGTCCCTCTTTTCACAGCAGTGCCCTCTCGGTCGTTCTTCCCAAGAGGCTTCCTTTGGGATGAGGGCTTTCACCAGCTGGTGATCCAACGGTGGGATCCCCGGCTCACCCGGGAAGCCATAGGCCACTGGCTGGGGCTGCTTAATGCCGACGGCTGGATTGGGCGGGAGCAGGTGCTGGGGGATGAGGCCCGAGCCCGGGTGCCCTCAGAGTTCCTGGTGCAAAGGACAGCACATGCCAACCCTCCAACTCTGCTTTTGCCTGTAGCCCACATGCTAGACGGTGGTGACCCTGCCGACTTGGCCTTCCTCCGCAGGGCCTTCCCTCGCCTGCGTGCCTGGTTCTCCTGGCTTCATCACAGCCAGGCAGGGCCAGTGCCACTATCTTACCGCTGGCGCGGCCGGGACCCAGCCTTACCAACCCTACTAAACCCCAAGACGCTGCCTTCAGGCCTGGATGACTACCCCCGGGCTTCACACCCTTCGGCCAGTGAGCGGCACCTGGATCTGTGGTGCTGGGTGGCCCTAGGTTCCCGTGTGCTGATGCGGCTAGCTGAGCAGTTGGGAGAGGCTGAGGCGGCTGCAGAGTTGGGCCCACTGGCTGCCTCCCTGGAAGCAGAGGAGAGCCTGGATGAGCTGCATTGGGCCCCAGAGCTAGGAGTCTTCGCAGACTTTGGGAACCATACAAAAGCAGTGCAGCTGAAGCCTCGGCCCCCTCAGGGGCTGATGCGGGTGGTGGGCCGGCCCCACCCTCACTTACAGTTTGTGGATGCCTTGGGCTATGTCAGTCTTTTCCCCTTTCTGCTGCGGCTGCTGGATCCCAATTCACCTCGCCTTGGACCCATGCTGGATGTTCTAGCTGATCGGCGTCAACTCTGGAGCCCCTTTGGTTTGCGCTCTCTTGCAGCGTCCAGCCCCTTTTACAGCCAGCGCAATTCAGAGCATGATCCTCCCTACTGGCGAGGGGCTGTGTGGCTCAATGTCAACTACCTGGCACTGGGGGCTCTGCACTACTACGGGCATCTGGAGGGTCCCCACCAGGCCCGTGCTGCCAGGCTCCACAGAGAGCTCCGTGCCAATCTGGTGGACAATGTGAGACGGCAGTACCAGGCCACAGGCTTCCTGTGGGAGCAGTACAGCGACCAGGATGGGCGAGGCATGGGCTGCCGCCCTTTCCAGGGCTGGACCAGCCTTGTCCTACTGGCCATGGCTGAAGACTACTGA